A genomic region of Klebsiella sp. RIT-PI-d contains the following coding sequences:
- the lolD gene encoding lipoprotein-releasing ABC transporter ATP-binding protein LolD, translating into MNKILLQCDNLCKRYQEGSVQTDVLHNVSFSVGEGETMAIVGTSGSGKSTLLHLLGGLDTPTSGDVIFSGQSMSKLSSAAKADLRNQNLGFIYQFHHLLPDFSALENVAMPLLIGKKKPAEINQRARDMLKAVGLDHRASHRPSELSGGERQRVAIARALVNNPRLVLADEPTGNLDARNADSIFKLLGELNQSQGTAFLVVTHDLQLARRMSRQMEMRDGHLSAELSLMGAQ; encoded by the coding sequence ATGAATAAGATCCTGTTGCAATGCGACAACCTGTGCAAACGCTATCAGGAAGGCAGTGTGCAAACTGATGTCCTGCACAATGTCAGCTTCAGCGTGGGAGAGGGCGAGACGATGGCGATTGTTGGTACCTCGGGTTCCGGTAAAAGTACGCTATTGCACCTGCTTGGCGGCCTGGACACCCCAACCTCCGGCGATGTGATTTTTAGCGGCCAGTCGATGAGTAAACTTTCCTCGGCGGCCAAAGCGGATCTGCGCAACCAGAATCTGGGTTTTATCTATCAGTTTCACCATTTGCTCCCCGATTTTTCCGCCCTGGAAAATGTGGCGATGCCGCTGTTGATCGGCAAGAAAAAACCGGCTGAAATTAACCAGCGCGCGCGGGATATGCTGAAGGCGGTAGGGCTGGATCATCGTGCCAGCCATCGCCCCTCCGAGCTTTCAGGCGGCGAGCGCCAGCGCGTGGCGATTGCCCGTGCCCTGGTCAATAACCCCCGGCTGGTGCTGGCGGATGAGCCAACCGGTAACCTTGATGCGCGCAATGCCGACAGTATTTTCAAACTGCTCGGCGAGCTGAACCAGTCGCAGGGAACGGCCTTTCTGGTGGTGACGCATGACCTGCAGCTGGCGCGCCGGATGTCCCGCCAGATGGAGATGCGCGATGGCCATCTGAGTGCAGAACTGAGCCTGATGGGAGCACAGTAA
- the lolE gene encoding lipoprotein-releasing ABC transporter permease subunit LolE codes for MASPLSLLIGLRFSRGRRRSGMVSLISIISTIGIALGVAVLIIGLSAMNGFERELNNRILAVVPHGQIEPVNQPWNGWQDKLGKIEKVPGIVAAAPYVDFTGLVESGANIRAIQVKGVDPQQESQLSALPHYVQGNAWANFKAGEQQIIIGKGVADALKVKQGDSVSIMIPNASTDHKLLQPKRIRLQVVGILQLSGQLDHSFAMVPMQDAQQYLDMGSSVTGIALKVNDVFNAQALVRSAGEVTDDYVYIKSWVGTYGYMYRDIQMIRAIMYLAMILVIGVACFNIVSTLVMAVKDKSSDIAVLRTLGAKDGLIRAIFVWYGLLAGLLGSVIGVIIGVIGALQLTAIIAWIEKLIGHQFLSGDIYFIDFLPSELHWLDVLYVLVTALLLSLLASWYPARRASNIDPARVLSGQ; via the coding sequence ATGGCCTCGCCTTTATCGCTTCTTATTGGGCTGCGTTTTAGCCGTGGCCGCCGTCGCAGCGGCATGGTGTCGCTTATTTCGATTATCTCTACCATCGGTATTGCTCTGGGTGTTGCCGTGCTTATTATCGGGCTGAGCGCGATGAACGGCTTCGAACGTGAATTAAATAACCGGATTTTAGCCGTGGTTCCGCACGGGCAGATCGAACCGGTTAATCAACCGTGGAACGGCTGGCAGGACAAGCTGGGTAAAATCGAGAAAGTCCCCGGTATTGTGGCCGCAGCGCCATATGTGGACTTCACCGGTCTGGTGGAAAGCGGGGCCAACATCCGGGCCATTCAGGTTAAAGGCGTTGACCCGCAGCAGGAAAGCCAGCTTAGCGCATTGCCTCACTATGTTCAGGGCAACGCATGGGCAAACTTTAAGGCGGGTGAACAGCAAATCATTATCGGCAAAGGTGTCGCCGACGCGCTTAAAGTCAAACAGGGGGATTCAGTATCCATTATGATCCCCAACGCCAGCACCGATCATAAATTGCTTCAGCCGAAACGCATCCGGCTTCAGGTGGTTGGCATTTTGCAGCTGAGCGGCCAGCTCGATCATAGCTTTGCCATGGTGCCAATGCAGGATGCCCAGCAGTATCTGGACATGGGTAGCAGCGTGACCGGGATTGCGCTTAAGGTAAACGACGTTTTTAATGCCCAGGCGCTGGTGCGTTCAGCAGGCGAAGTGACGGACGACTACGTTTATATCAAAAGCTGGGTCGGCACCTACGGTTATATGTACCGTGATATCCAGATGATCCGTGCCATTATGTATCTGGCCATGATTCTGGTGATTGGCGTGGCCTGCTTTAACATTGTCTCCACGCTGGTAATGGCAGTGAAAGACAAGAGCAGCGACATCGCAGTGCTGCGTACGCTCGGGGCGAAAGATGGCCTTATCCGCGCCATTTTTGTCTGGTACGGTTTGCTTGCCGGGCTGCTGGGCAGCGTTATCGGGGTTATTATTGGCGTTATTGGCGCGCTGCAATTAACCGCGATTATCGCGTGGATTGAAAAACTAATAGGCCATCAGTTCCTGTCAGGAGATATCTATTTTATCGATTTCCTGCCTTCAGAATTACACTGGCTGGACGTACTGTATGTGCTGGTGACGGCATTGTTGCTGAGCCTGCTGGCAAGCTGGTATCCGGCGCGACGTGCCAGTAACATTGATCCTGCAAGGGTATTAAGCGGGCAATAA
- the nagK gene encoding N-acetylglucosamine kinase: protein MYYGFDIGGSKIALGVFDTERRLQWEKRIATPRESYTAFLQAVTDLVAEADARFDCIGSVGIGIPGMPETDDGTLYAANVPAASGKPLRADLSRLLDRDVRLDNDANCFALSEAWDEEFIQYPLVMGLILGTGVGGGLVINGKAITGRSYITGEFGHIRLPVDAFTLMGFDFPLRRCGCGQLGCIENYLSGRGFAWLYQHYYHQTLSAEEIVTLWQQGDERARLHVERYLDLLAVCLGNILTIVDPNLVVIGGGLSNFSAIAEGLAARLPRHLLPVASVPRIARARHGDAGGMRGAAFLHLTDSPQR from the coding sequence ATGTATTACGGATTTGATATCGGTGGCAGTAAGATTGCGCTTGGCGTATTTGATACTGAGCGACGTCTGCAATGGGAAAAGCGAATCGCCACCCCACGAGAAAGTTATACAGCATTTTTACAGGCGGTTACCGATCTGGTGGCCGAGGCCGATGCGCGTTTTGACTGTATTGGCTCGGTCGGCATCGGGATCCCGGGTATGCCGGAAACCGATGACGGCACGTTGTATGCCGCCAATGTGCCGGCCGCCAGCGGTAAGCCGCTGCGCGCCGATCTTAGCCGTCTGCTGGACCGCGATGTGCGTCTGGATAATGACGCCAACTGCTTTGCCCTCTCTGAAGCCTGGGATGAGGAATTTATTCAGTATCCGCTGGTGATGGGGCTTATCCTCGGTACCGGGGTCGGCGGCGGGCTGGTGATTAACGGTAAAGCCATTACCGGGCGCAGCTACATTACCGGTGAGTTCGGCCATATACGTCTGCCGGTAGATGCATTTACCCTGATGGGCTTTGATTTTCCACTGCGACGCTGCGGCTGTGGTCAGCTCGGCTGCATTGAAAATTATCTTTCGGGCCGCGGTTTTGCCTGGCTCTATCAACATTATTACCATCAGACGCTGAGTGCCGAAGAGATCGTGACGTTGTGGCAGCAGGGCGATGAAAGGGCGCGTCTGCATGTTGAGCGCTATCTTGATCTGCTGGCGGTGTGCCTTGGCAATATTCTGACCATTGTTGATCCCAATTTAGTGGTGATTGGCGGTGGATTGTCTAACTTTAGTGCTATAGCTGAAGGACTCGCGGCGCGGTTACCGCGTCATCTATTACCGGTTGCCAGCGTGCCGCGCATTGCGCGCGCGCGGCACGGTGATGCAGGAGGAATGCGCGGCGCGGCGTTCCTTCATCTTACTGATTCTCCACAGAGGTAA
- the cobB gene encoding Sir2 family NAD+-dependent deacetylase — MHTRRLLRLSRFRRNKRRLHERLRQRIFFRDRVPGEMEKPRVVVLTGAGISAESGIRTFRAADGLWEEHRVEDVATPEGFARDPALVQAFYNARRQQLQQNDIMPNAAHLALARLEEALGDRFLLVTQNIDNLHERAGNHHIIHMHGELLKVRCSWSGQVLEWTGDVTPDDKCHCCQFPAPLRPHVVWFGEMPLGMDEIYNALAMADIFIAIGTSGHVYPAAGFVHEARLHGAHTVELNLEQSQVGSEFEEKHYGLASEVVPAFVEKLIKGL; from the coding sequence ATGCACACGCGCCGTCTACTCCGATTAAGCCGTTTTCGCCGTAATAAACGCCGACTTCATGAACGTCTGCGTCAACGCATTTTCTTCAGAGACAGGGTGCCAGGAGAGATGGAAAAACCAAGAGTTGTGGTGCTGACCGGGGCCGGTATTTCAGCCGAGTCAGGTATTCGCACTTTCCGTGCGGCGGATGGCTTATGGGAAGAGCATCGGGTAGAAGACGTAGCCACGCCAGAAGGGTTCGCTCGCGATCCGGCGCTGGTGCAGGCATTCTATAATGCCCGACGCCAGCAGCTTCAGCAAAATGACATCATGCCTAATGCGGCGCATCTGGCGCTGGCCAGGCTTGAAGAAGCCCTTGGCGATCGTTTTCTGCTGGTCACTCAAAACATCGACAACCTGCATGAACGTGCGGGTAATCACCACATCATTCATATGCACGGTGAACTGCTCAAGGTTCGTTGCTCATGGAGCGGTCAGGTACTGGAGTGGACCGGTGATGTGACACCTGACGATAAGTGTCACTGCTGCCAGTTTCCTGCGCCGCTGCGTCCGCACGTTGTGTGGTTCGGCGAAATGCCGCTTGGCATGGATGAAATTTACAACGCGCTGGCGATGGCCGACATTTTTATCGCTATCGGCACCTCCGGGCATGTTTATCCCGCTGCGGGTTTCGTTCATGAAGCGCGGCTTCACGGGGCGCACACCGTGGAGTTGAATCTCGAACAGAGCCAGGTTGGCAGCGAGTTCGAAGAGAAACATTATGGCCTGGCCAGTGAAGTGGTACCGGCCTTTGTTGAGAAGTTGATTAAAGGTCTGTAA
- the potD gene encoding spermidine/putrescine ABC transporter substrate-binding protein PotD, protein MMKWSRHLLAAGALAFGMSAAHADDSKTLYFYNWTEYVPPGLLEQFTKETGIKVIYSTYESNETMYAKLKTYKDGAYDLVVPSTYFVDKMRKEGMIQKIDKSQLSNFKNLDPEVLNKPFDPGNDYSIPYIWGATAIGVNSDEIDPKSVTSWADLWKPEYKSSLLLTDDAREVFQIALRKLGYSGNTTDPKEIEAAYRELQKLMPNVAAFNSDNPANPYMEGEVNLGMVWNGSAFVARQAGTPLQIVWPKEGGIFWMDSLAIPANAKNKEGALKLINFLLRPDVAKEVAETIGYPTPNLAARKLLSPEVAGDKSLYPDAETISKGEWQNDVGDASAIYEQYYQKLKAGR, encoded by the coding sequence ATGATGAAATGGTCACGCCACCTGCTGGCTGCGGGCGCACTGGCCTTCGGCATGAGCGCCGCCCACGCCGATGATAGCAAAACGCTGTATTTTTATAACTGGACCGAATATGTTCCGCCAGGCTTGCTGGAACAGTTCACTAAAGAGACCGGCATCAAAGTTATCTATTCGACCTATGAATCGAACGAAACCATGTATGCCAAGCTTAAAACGTATAAAGACGGCGCGTACGACCTGGTGGTCCCTTCCACCTATTTTGTCGATAAAATGCGTAAAGAAGGCATGATCCAGAAGATCGACAAGTCGCAATTAAGCAACTTTAAAAACCTCGATCCTGAGGTGCTTAATAAACCTTTCGATCCAGGTAACGATTACTCCATTCCCTACATCTGGGGCGCAACGGCAATTGGTGTTAATAGCGACGAAATCGACCCTAAAAGCGTGACCAGCTGGGCCGATTTATGGAAACCGGAATATAAAAGCAGCCTGCTACTGACCGATGATGCTCGTGAAGTCTTCCAGATCGCCCTGCGTAAACTGGGCTATTCCGGTAATACTACCGATCCAAAGGAAATTGAAGCCGCGTATAGGGAGCTGCAAAAGCTGATGCCTAACGTAGCCGCCTTTAACTCAGATAACCCGGCTAATCCGTATATGGAAGGTGAAGTGAACCTGGGCATGGTCTGGAACGGCTCGGCGTTCGTTGCCCGTCAGGCAGGCACCCCATTACAGATTGTGTGGCCAAAAGAGGGCGGTATTTTCTGGATGGATAGCCTCGCGATCCCGGCAAATGCGAAAAATAAAGAAGGTGCGCTGAAACTGATTAACTTCCTGCTGCGTCCGGATGTCGCGAAAGAAGTTGCTGAAACCATTGGTTACCCAACGCCAAACCTGGCGGCACGTAAGCTGTTAAGCCCGGAGGTTGCCGGTGACAAATCACTGTATCCGGATGCTGAAACCATCAGTAAAGGTGAATGGCAGAATGACGTAGGTGATGCCAGTGCGATTTATGAGCAGTATTATCAGAAGCTGAAAGCAGGACGCTAG
- the potC gene encoding spermidine/putrescine ABC transporter permease PotC has protein sequence MIGRLLRGSFMTAIYAYLYIPIIILIVNSFNSSRFGINWQGFTTKWYSLLMNNDSLLQAARHSLTMAVFSATLATLIGSLTAVALYRYRFRGKPFVSGMLFVVMMSPDIVMAISLLVLFMVLGIELGFWSLLFSHITFCLPFVVVTVYSRLKGFDVRMLEAAKDLGASEMTILRKIILPLAMPAVAAGWLLSFTLSMDDVVVSSFVTGPAYEILPLKIYSMVKVGVSPEVNALATILLILSLVMVIASQLIARDKTRGR, from the coding sequence ATGATCGGCCGACTGCTGCGCGGCAGTTTTATGACTGCCATCTATGCTTATCTTTATATTCCGATCATCATCCTGATCGTAAACTCGTTTAACAGTTCGCGTTTTGGCATTAACTGGCAGGGCTTTACGACTAAGTGGTATAGCCTGCTGATGAATAATGACAGCCTGCTCCAGGCAGCCCGGCACTCGCTGACTATGGCAGTGTTCTCGGCAACGCTGGCAACGCTGATTGGCTCATTAACCGCCGTGGCGCTTTATCGCTATCGCTTTCGCGGTAAGCCGTTCGTAAGCGGTATGCTGTTTGTGGTCATGATGTCGCCCGATATCGTGATGGCTATTTCGCTGCTGGTGCTGTTTATGGTACTGGGGATTGAGCTGGGCTTCTGGTCGCTGCTGTTTTCGCATATAACCTTTTGCCTGCCCTTTGTGGTGGTGACGGTCTATTCGCGCCTCAAAGGGTTTGATGTGCGTATGCTGGAAGCGGCAAAAGATCTGGGCGCCAGCGAAATGACGATCCTGCGCAAAATTATTCTCCCGCTGGCGATGCCTGCGGTTGCCGCCGGCTGGCTGCTTAGTTTTACCTTGTCAATGGATGATGTCGTGGTGTCATCATTTGTGACCGGTCCGGCATATGAAATTCTGCCGCTGAAGATTTATTCGATGGTAAAAGTTGGCGTATCGCCCGAGGTGAACGCGCTGGCAACAATTTTACTGATCCTATCGCTGGTTATGGTGATTGCCAGCCAGCTTATTGCACGTGATAAAACAAGGGGACGTTAA
- a CDS encoding polysaccharide deacetylase family protein, whose product MLNARHIPILMYHHVSQYPGLVTLSPKTFREQMQWLAQNNWKTLTSEDVELFYEGGRLPRKSVMLTFDDGYLDNWLQVYPVLKEFNLRAHIFLITGLIGDGPSRISQDREYSHRDCEELIAQGHADDVMMRWSEVNEMRESGLVEFHVHTHSHTRWDKVLTSREEQCQRLRDDIQQSKRCLAEKTGISDKHLCWPEGYYNADYIEVAKELGFTYLYTTERRMNCPANGTLRLGRISTKEREHSAWLKRRLFYYTTPVFSSLLALHKGPRLIDD is encoded by the coding sequence ATGTTGAATGCACGGCATATACCCATTTTAATGTATCACCATGTAAGTCAGTATCCGGGGCTGGTTACGCTGTCACCTAAAACATTTCGTGAACAGATGCAATGGCTAGCGCAAAATAACTGGAAAACATTGACGTCTGAAGATGTGGAGCTTTTTTACGAAGGGGGAAGATTACCCCGTAAGAGCGTGATGTTGACGTTTGATGATGGCTATTTAGATAACTGGCTTCAGGTCTATCCCGTGCTGAAAGAGTTTAATCTGCGGGCGCATATTTTTTTGATTACTGGTCTTATTGGTGATGGACCTTCTCGTATTTCTCAGGACCGAGAATATTCTCATCGGGATTGTGAGGAGCTGATTGCTCAGGGGCATGCGGATGATGTCATGATGCGCTGGTCGGAAGTCAATGAGATGCGAGAATCGGGACTGGTAGAATTTCATGTTCATACGCACAGCCATACCCGTTGGGATAAAGTATTAACGTCCCGGGAGGAGCAGTGTCAACGTCTCAGGGACGATATTCAGCAAAGTAAGAGATGTCTGGCGGAAAAAACAGGTATTAGCGATAAACATCTGTGCTGGCCCGAAGGTTATTACAACGCAGATTATATAGAAGTCGCCAAAGAACTGGGTTTTACTTACCTGTATACCACAGAAAGAAGAATGAACTGTCCGGCAAACGGCACTTTACGGCTGGGACGGATCAGTACGAAAGAGCGGGAACATTCCGCGTGGCTAAAACGACGGCTTTTCTACTATACAACGCCCGTTTTTTCTTCTCTGCTTGCCCTGCACAAGGGGCCTCGACTAATTGATGATTAA
- a CDS encoding glycosyltransferase family 4 protein, whose amino-acid sequence MKLNILFTESSPNIGGQELQALAQMDALQKKSHSVLLACREKSKIAAEAAKRGIKVIFIPFRNSFHIPSILKLLWVSDHFNPDLVICHSGHDSNIVGLARLFHWGSRFSIIRQKTYLTSKTKKLSLNYLCDQVIVPGNAMKKHLIESGIRTRVTVVPPGFDFHQLHEDARSPVPAHIQDWLASVGDVPVIVQIGMLRPEKGHEFMLNVLHRLKQEGRKFCWLIVGGGCHESVKRLQSLINALGMQDEVLIAGNVFPVYSIYEIADLLVMPSENESFGMAVAEASVFSVPVLASQVGGLPDIIQNNRTGTLLPGGDASAWVKAINRFLDCPEHFCQMARQAKKDVEERFDINRTALSIPGLKNSK is encoded by the coding sequence ATGAAGCTAAATATATTATTCACTGAGTCCTCACCTAATATTGGTGGGCAGGAGTTACAGGCCTTAGCACAAATGGATGCACTGCAAAAGAAAAGCCACTCCGTTTTATTAGCCTGTAGGGAAAAAAGTAAAATAGCGGCAGAAGCAGCGAAGCGAGGAATAAAGGTTATCTTTATCCCGTTCAGAAATAGTTTTCATATACCTTCGATATTAAAGTTACTTTGGGTTAGTGACCACTTTAATCCCGACCTTGTTATTTGTCATAGCGGGCATGACAGTAATATTGTTGGTTTAGCCCGGCTATTTCACTGGGGATCCAGGTTCAGTATTATCAGACAAAAAACGTACCTGACCAGTAAAACCAAAAAATTATCATTAAATTACTTATGCGATCAGGTCATCGTTCCTGGAAACGCGATGAAAAAACATCTGATTGAGAGTGGGATCCGAACCCGCGTCACGGTTGTGCCGCCCGGTTTTGATTTTCATCAGCTTCATGAAGACGCGCGTAGCCCGGTACCGGCTCATATACAGGACTGGTTAGCCTCTGTAGGGGATGTTCCGGTTATCGTCCAGATTGGCATGCTACGCCCCGAAAAGGGACATGAATTCATGTTGAACGTTCTTCACCGCCTGAAGCAGGAAGGCCGCAAATTTTGCTGGCTGATTGTCGGCGGAGGGTGTCATGAAAGTGTGAAGCGCTTGCAGTCTCTGATCAATGCGTTGGGAATGCAGGATGAGGTCTTAATTGCGGGTAACGTTTTTCCGGTGTATTCGATTTATGAGATTGCCGACCTGCTCGTGATGCCCTCGGAAAATGAATCGTTTGGTATGGCGGTTGCGGAAGCATCGGTATTTTCTGTTCCTGTGCTTGCCAGTCAGGTCGGAGGGCTTCCGGATATTATTCAGAATAACCGGACCGGCACACTATTACCCGGAGGGGATGCATCGGCCTGGGTAAAGGCGATAAATAGATTTTTGGATTGCCCTGAACATTTCTGTCAAATGGCACGTCAGGCAAAAAAAGATGTGGAAGAACGTTTCGATATTAACAGAACAGCTTTAAGCATTCCTGGCTTAAAAAACAGCAAATAA
- a CDS encoding VirK/YbjX family protein translates to MGRDLHGKWQHRKFRMMYLLRCMVNPVASIRYYYGLHSLKSLDTILEMQPTLPAKIHRPYLHKGGRAWTRGQNIIGHYRFVQSLPGEFQSFLLPRKSMPLTQFVGKHGEVFHIDCSSCNFDREGELMLSLYCDNVPLARLSFSVTPTKKGYCAFIGGLQGAPKNIGPEVIRDATKACYGLFPKRIIFETLCSLMDNCGVTDILAVSEHSHVFRQLRYRYQKRKTFVAIYSEFWESVAGRPYGNWYRLPVHTERKSLDEIASKKRSEYRKRYALLEHIQEEITSLFHEKRTEIVLN, encoded by the coding sequence ATGGGTCGCGACCTGCACGGTAAATGGCAGCACAGAAAATTTCGGATGATGTATCTTTTGAGATGTATGGTGAATCCTGTTGCCAGCATTCGCTATTATTATGGATTACATTCATTAAAATCGCTGGATACGATCCTGGAAATGCAGCCCACGTTACCTGCAAAAATCCATCGTCCTTATTTGCATAAGGGAGGAAGGGCCTGGACTCGCGGGCAAAATATTATTGGGCACTACCGTTTTGTTCAGAGTTTACCTGGGGAGTTTCAGTCGTTTTTACTTCCGCGTAAAAGTATGCCGCTGACTCAATTTGTTGGCAAGCATGGTGAAGTTTTTCATATCGATTGTTCTTCCTGCAATTTCGATCGTGAAGGCGAATTAATGTTGTCACTTTACTGCGATAATGTACCGTTAGCCCGGCTGTCATTTTCGGTTACCCCGACTAAAAAAGGCTATTGTGCGTTTATTGGCGGTTTACAGGGCGCACCAAAAAATATCGGTCCTGAAGTTATTCGCGATGCAACGAAAGCATGTTATGGGCTATTTCCTAAGCGTATAATTTTTGAGACGCTTTGTTCCTTGATGGACAATTGTGGCGTAACGGATATTCTGGCGGTCAGTGAACACAGCCATGTGTTCCGACAACTACGATATCGCTATCAAAAACGTAAAACCTTTGTCGCGATATACAGTGAATTTTGGGAATCGGTAGCGGGTCGCCCGTACGGTAACTGGTATCGTTTACCGGTTCATACCGAGCGGAAATCGCTGGATGAAATTGCCAGTAAAAAACGCTCGGAATACCGTAAACGCTATGCTTTGCTGGAGCATATTCAGGAAGAAATTACCTCTCTTTTTCATGAAAAGAGAACTGAAATAGTATTAAACTGA
- a CDS encoding ABC transporter ATP-binding protein — protein MAISVENLSVQLQSKDILSGISFRAAQSQTVGLLGPNGSGKSTLMRTLAGLIPAASASICISGDPLSELPRRKLARRLAFVPQHADAEDELTVRDIVALGRTPHRRAFDFWTAEDSAAVNEAIASMKLENLLHRTWHRLSGGERQRCHIARALAQKPDVLLLDEPVNHLDIEFQLELMKLITALPVTVVIALHDLNLAAKYCQQLIILKQGKVIATGSPDSILTPELIQNTWRVKARINQTAFGTLNIQYA, from the coding sequence GTGGCTATTTCAGTCGAGAACCTCAGCGTCCAGCTCCAGTCAAAAGACATCCTGTCCGGGATCAGCTTCAGGGCGGCGCAGTCACAGACCGTCGGTTTACTGGGCCCTAACGGCTCGGGTAAATCAACGCTAATGAGAACACTGGCCGGGCTGATTCCGGCCGCCAGCGCCAGCATCTGCATTAGCGGGGATCCATTGAGCGAATTACCCCGCAGAAAACTTGCTCGCAGGCTGGCCTTTGTCCCTCAACATGCTGACGCTGAAGATGAATTGACGGTAAGAGACATTGTTGCTCTTGGCCGTACACCCCACCGTCGCGCGTTTGATTTCTGGACCGCCGAGGACAGTGCAGCGGTGAATGAGGCTATTGCCTCTATGAAACTGGAAAATCTTCTCCACAGAACGTGGCATCGCTTGTCAGGCGGCGAGCGGCAGCGGTGTCACATCGCCCGCGCGCTGGCGCAAAAGCCGGATGTATTGCTACTGGATGAGCCGGTTAATCATCTGGACATTGAGTTTCAACTTGAGCTGATGAAGTTAATTACCGCCCTTCCGGTTACCGTTGTAATCGCGCTGCACGATTTAAACCTGGCAGCGAAATACTGCCAGCAATTGATCATACTGAAGCAGGGAAAAGTGATCGCAACCGGTTCACCCGACAGCATACTGACGCCTGAACTCATACAAAACACATGGCGCGTTAAGGCCCGGATCAATCAAACCGCTTTCGGAACACTGAATATTCAGTATGCCTGA
- a CDS encoding FecCD family ABC transporter permease, protein MSSANDSALIKRALLLLAGLCSLPMMMIYSASIGDVPISFSTTSSAILNGLGLTSYDLNAVEAGIVWQYRMSRALMATCSGGGLAICGLVLQSLLKNPLAEPYLLGISAGASTGAVLVMLLGIGSGAITVGGGAFLGACLAFGIILLLSGGMNGKTGRIILAGVAGTQLFNALTAYIVSTSANAEQSRGVMFWLLGSLSGVRWADAILCSAIVLVGLLIVLGYARSLDTFAFGNEVSATLGTHIQHVRIILLLITALITATIVSAIGAVGFVGLVIPHATRMLVGHRHLITLPVAFIAGCHFMMLADLMSRMLIAHQVLPIGVVTALVGAPAFACILYRHKGN, encoded by the coding sequence ATGAGTAGCGCCAATGACAGCGCGCTGATAAAACGCGCGCTCCTGCTGCTGGCGGGATTATGCAGCCTTCCGATGATGATGATCTACTCAGCCTCCATCGGCGATGTGCCGATTTCATTCTCGACCACATCGAGCGCCATTCTTAATGGCCTGGGTCTGACAAGCTACGATCTTAATGCGGTTGAGGCAGGGATTGTCTGGCAATACCGCATGAGCCGCGCTCTTATGGCGACCTGTAGCGGCGGCGGTCTGGCGATATGCGGCCTGGTGTTACAATCTCTGCTGAAAAATCCGCTTGCTGAGCCTTATTTACTGGGAATTTCCGCGGGGGCCTCTACGGGCGCAGTTCTGGTCATGCTGTTGGGGATTGGTAGCGGCGCGATCACCGTAGGCGGCGGCGCCTTTCTGGGGGCCTGCCTGGCCTTTGGCATTATCCTGCTCCTTTCCGGCGGTATGAACGGTAAGACCGGGCGTATTATTCTGGCGGGCGTGGCCGGTACTCAGCTTTTCAATGCCCTGACCGCCTATATCGTCAGCACTTCAGCCAACGCAGAGCAATCGCGCGGCGTGATGTTCTGGTTACTGGGTAGCCTGAGCGGTGTGCGCTGGGCTGATGCCATACTCTGTTCTGCGATCGTACTGGTAGGTTTATTGATAGTGCTGGGCTATGCGCGATCGCTCGATACATTTGCTTTCGGTAACGAGGTGTCGGCGACGCTCGGAACGCATATTCAACATGTTCGTATTATTCTCTTGCTGATCACAGCCCTGATCACCGCCACCATTGTCAGTGCCATCGGTGCGGTCGGGTTTGTGGGTCTGGTGATCCCCCACGCCACGCGGATGCTGGTCGGCCATCGGCATCTCATCACATTACCAGTGGCATTTATTGCAGGCTGTCACTTTATGATGCTCGCAGATCTGATGTCCAGAATGCTCATTGCTCATCAGGTCCTGCCGATAGGTGTGGTTACCGCCCTGGTCGGCGCACCTGCTTTTGCCTGTATTCTCTACCGTCATAAAGGAAACTAA